A region of Catharus ustulatus isolate bCatUst1 chromosome 9, bCatUst1.pri.v2, whole genome shotgun sequence DNA encodes the following proteins:
- the RXRG gene encoding LOW QUALITY PROTEIN: retinoic acid receptor RXR-gamma (The sequence of the model RefSeq protein was modified relative to this genomic sequence to represent the inferred CDS: inserted 1 base in 1 codon): MYGNYPHFIKXPAGFGNSPVHASSTSVSLSSGLSAGNPVEGPHSYLEPPASAARALPPPPMNALGSPVNTLGSPYRVITSSLGSHPVALSSAPGMNFVAHGSPQLNVLNNVSSSEDIKPLPGLPGMGNMNYPSTSPGSLAKHICAICGDRSSGKHYGVYSCEGCKGFFKRTIRKDLIYTCRDNKDCLIDKRQRNRCQYCRYQKCLAMGMKREAVQEERQRSRERSENEAESTSNGSEDMPVERILEAELAVEPKTEAYSDVGTESSTNDPVTNICHAADKQLFTLVEWAKRIPHFSDLTLEDQVILLRAGWNELLIASFSHRSVSVQDGILLATGLHVHRSSAHSAGVGSIFDRVLTELVSKMKDMQMDKSELGCLRAIVLFNPDAKGLSSPSEVESLREKVYATLEAYTKQKYPEQPGRFAKLLLRLPALRSIGLKCLEHLFFFKLIGDTPIDTFLMEMLETPLQVT; the protein is encoded by the exons ATTCCCCCGTGCACGCCAGCTCCACGTCGGTGAGCCTGTCCTCGGGCCTTTCCGCAGGGAATCCCGTGGAGGGGCCCCACAGCTACCTCGAGCCCCCCGCCAGCGCCGCgcgggcgctgccgccgccgcccatGAACGCCCTGGGCTCCCCAGTGAACACCCTGGGCTCGCCCTACAGGGTCAtcacctcctccctgggctcGCACCCCGTGGCTCTGTCCTCCGCTCCGGGCATGAATTTCGTGGCCCACGGCAGCCCACAG CTCAATGTCCTGAACAACGTCAGCAGCTCAGAGGATATCAAGCCCTTGCCGGGTCTCCCGGGGATGGGGAACATGAATTATCCATCCACAAGTCCAGGATCCCTAGCCAAACACATCTGTGCCATCTGTGGGGACAGGTCCTCAG GGAAGCACTATGGGGTGTACAGCTGTGAGGGCTGCAAAGGCTTCTTCAAGAGGACGATCCGGAAGGATCTGATCTACACCTGCCGGGATAACAAGGACTGCCTCATCGACAAGCGCCAACGCAACCGCTGCCAGTACTGCCGCTATCAGAAGTGCCTGGCCATGGGGATGAAGAGGGAAG ctgtgcaggaggagaggcagaggagcagggagcgcAGTGAGAACGAGGCTGAGTCCACAAGCAACGGCAGTGAGGACATGCCCGTGGAGAGGATCCTGGAAGCTGAGCTGGCAGTGGAGCCCAAAACGGAGGCGTACAGTGACGTGGGCACGGAGAGCTCG ACCAATGACCCTGTCACCAACATCTGCCATGCTGCTGACAAGCAGCTCTTCACCCTCGTCGAGTGGGCCAAGCGCATCCCCCACTTCTCCGACCTGACGCTGGAAGACCAAGTGATCCTCCTGCGGGCAG GCTGGAATGAGCTGCTCATTGCCTCTTTCTCCCATCGCTCTGTGTCGGTGCAGGACGGGATCCTGCTGGCCACGGGCCTGCACGTGCACCGCAGCAGTGCCCACAGCGCTGGCGTGGGCTCCATCTTTGACAG GGTTTTGACAGAACTGGTGTCCAAAATGAAAGACATGCAGATGGATAAGTCGGAGCTGGGGTGCCTGCGAGCCATTGTCCTGTTTAACCCAG ATGCCAAGGGTTTGTCCAGCCCCTCAGAAGTGGAGTCACTGAGGGAGAAGGTCTATGCCACGCTGGAAGCCTACACGAAGCAGAAGTACCCCGAGCAGCCAGGGCG GTTTGCCAAGCTCCTCCTGCGCCTGCCGGCACTGCGCTCCATCGGGCTgaagtgcctggagcacctcttctTCTTCAAGCTGATTGGAGACACCCCCATCGACACCTTCCTCATGGAGATGCTGGAGACACCCCTGCAGGTCACCTGA